The Rathayibacter caricis DSM 15933 genomic sequence TCCGGGGCCCCGAGCGACGTAAGGTGTGCTCACACGCGCCCGCGGACGGGCGGGTCCCGCGCTGACGCGGGCTCGGACGGTCCCTGCGACAGGGCGCCGCCGATCACAGAGAGCCACGGTGCCCCGATGCCGGAAGACAAGCCCGCGCCCCGGGCTCCCAGCATCTACGACGTCGCGCGCGCCGCCGGAGTCTCGCACCAGACCGTCTCGCGCGTCCTGAACGACCACCCGAGCCTGCGCGCCGAGACCAAGCGCCGCGTCCTCGCAGTGATGGCCGACCTCGACTACCGTCCCAACCTCGCCGCCCGCGCGCTGGTCACCAGCCGCACGCGCACCGTCGGCGTGCTCTCCTCGCAGAGCCTCCAGTACGGCCCGGCGTCGAGCATCCAGGCGATCGAGGTCGCCGCGCGCGATGCCGGCTACCTCGTCGTCACCGCCAACGTCGACGGCACCGACGGCGAGTCGATCCAGGCCGGGATCCGCCACCTGCTGAACCAGGCGGTCGAGGGTCTCGTGGTCATCGCGCCGCAGATCCGCGTGTTCGACATCCTCTCGGGAGCCGCGCTGCGGATCCCGCACGTGACCCTGCAGACCTCGGACGACTCCCGCGACGACGCGCTCTACGTCGACCAGATGGCGGGGGCGCGCCTGGCCACCGCGCACCTGATCGACCTCGGGCACACCGAGATCGTGCACCTGGCCGGCCCGCAGGACTGGATCGAGGCGGAGGCGCGGATGCGCGGCTTCCTGGCCGAGCTCGACGACCGCGACATCGCGATGCGACCGCCGCTCCTGGGCGACTGGAGCGCCGAGCGCGGCCACCGCGTAGGCCTGGAGCTCGCGCGGTTCCTCGACTTCACGGCCGTCTTCGCCGCGAACGACCAGATGGCGCTGGGCCTGCTGAGCGCCTTCCACGAGCGCGGAATCCGGGTGCCCGAGGACGTCAGCGTGATCGGCTACGACGACATCCCCGAGGCCGCGTTCTACTGGCCGCCGCTGACGAGCGTCCGCCAGGACTTCGCCGAGCTCGGCCGCCGCTGCATGGCGACGCTGCTCAGCCTGATCGAGGGCGAGCGGCCGGAGCCGGCGCCGCCGATCGAGCCGCAGCTCGTCGTCCGCGGGTCCACCGCGGTGCCCCGCACCCTGCGCCCGGTAGGCGTCGCGGAGCGTCCGTCACCGCGCGCCGTTACCGAGTCGCAACTTTCCCGGTGGCACGAAAGCGATCCACGGGTCTAGCATCACTCCATGTGATCGCTCACATGAGCGCTCACATCCCCGCCCCGCAACCGGGAGCGGCCCCTCCCACTGCATTCAATGACGAAGGAATCACAGTGACCACTATGAAGCGCTCCCTCCTCGCCGGCCTCGCCGGCGGAGCGATGATCCTCTCCCTCGCAGCCTGCTCCAGCGGCGGCGACTCGGGCAGCGGCGACGGCGGCGGCGAAGGCGGACTGGTCGGCGTCGCGATGCCGACGAAGTCCTCCGAGCGCTGGATCGCCGACGGCGACAACGTCAAGTCGCAGCTCGAGGAGGCCGGCTACGAGGTCGACCTGCAGTACGCCGAGGACGACATCCCCACCCAGGTCTCGCAGCTCGAGAACATGATCACCAAGGGCGCCAAGGCCCTGATCATCGCCTCGATCGACGGCACCACCCTCACGAGCGTGCTCGAGGAGGCGGCCGCGAACGACATCCCGGTCATCGCCTACGACCGCCTCATCCGCGACTCGGCCAACGTCGACTACTACGCGACCTTCGACAACTACAAGGTCGGCGTGCAGCAGGCCACCTCGCTCCTCGCGGGCCTCGGCCTGACCGACCTGACCGGAGCCCCCGCCGCCGACGCGCCGGCCGGCCCGTTCAACATCGAGCTGTTCGCCGGAAGCCCCGACGACAACAACGCCACGTTCTTCTTCAACGGCGCGATGGACACCCTCAAGCCCTTCATGGACGACGGAACCCTCGTCGTCAAGAGCGACGAGACCGAGTTCACCACCGTCGCCACGCTGCGCTGGGACCCCGAGGTCGCCCAGAGCCGCATGGAGGACATCCTGACCAAGTCGTACTCCGACGGATCCCAGGTCCAGGGCGTCCTCTCGCCCTACGACGGCCTCAGCCGCGGCATCATCTCGGCCCTGACCGACGCCGGCTACACCGTCGGAACCGACTTCCCGATCATCACCGGCCAGGACGCCGAGCTCGACTCGGTCAAGGCGATCATCTCCGGTGAGCAGTACGCGACCATCTACAAGGACACCCGCGAGCTCGCGGCCGAGGCCGTCACCATGGCGCAGGCCGTCCTCGAGGGCACCGAGCCCGAGGTCAACGACACCGAGACCTACGACAACGGCGAGAAGGTCGTCCCGTCGTACCTCCTCGAGCCCGTCATCGTGACCAAGGACGACATCGAGTCGGTCCTGGTCGACGGCGGCTACTACACCGACGCCGAAATCAACGGTTAATCGCGAACCTCGGTGGGGTGATCTGCGGCGCTGTCGTCGGGCGCGATGGTTCCACCATCGCTTCCTCCTCCGCCTTGCAGCTCACCCCACCGAGAACCGCGACCGCCCTCCAGGAGGAGGAGCTCCGCGACAGCCCTCCCGAGGAGGAGCCGCCGCGGATGCCCTCCTGAGGAGGAGCCGTTGCGTCACTCCTCTTAACAAAGAGGAGCGGAAGCGAGCGAGGCCTCCCCGAGGGGCCGTGACCGGATCGGCGCCCGAGAAGGTGCGGGTCGCGAGTCGGTACTGAACGATCCGAGCCGGGTCCCCGAGAGGGGGCCCGGCTCCCTGAAGGAGTGAGGCGTAGTGAGCACCAACATTCTCGAGATGCGCGGGATCACCAAGACGTTCCCGGGTGTCAAAGCGCTGCAGGACGTGACCCTGAACGCCGCGCGCGGCGAGGTGCACGCGATCTGCGGCGAGAACGGCGCCGGCAAGTCGACGCTGATGAAGGTCCTGTCCGGGGTCTACCCGCACGGCACCTACGAGGGCGACATCGTCTTCGAGGGCGACGTGATGCAGTTCGGCAGCATCCGCGACTCGGAGGCCAAGGGCATCGTCATCATCCACCAGGAGCTGGCCCTCAGCCCCTACCTCTCGATCGCCGAGAACATCTTCCTCGGCAACGAGGTCCGCGGATTCGCGGGGCTGATCGACTGGAACAAGACCAACCAGGAGGCGGCCGCGCTGCTCGCCCGGGTGGGTCTGAAGGAGAACCCCACGACGAAGATCCAGGAGATCGGAGTCGGCAAGCAGCAGCTCGTCGAGATCGCCAAGGCGCTCTCCAAGCGGGTCAAGCTGCTCATCCTCGACGAGCCCACCGCGGCGCTCAACGACGAGGACTCGGACCACCTGCTCGACCTGATCCTGCACCTCAAGGAGCAGGGCATCACGTCGCTGATCATCAGCCACAAGCTGAACGAGATCAAGAAGATCGCGGACACCGTGACGGTCATCCGCGACGGCAAGACGATCGAGACGATCGCTCACGACGACGTGACCGAGGACCGGATCATCAAGGACATGGTCGGCCGCGACCTCGACCACCGCTACCCGGACCACACCCCGCACATCGGCGAGGAGATCCTCCGCGTCGTGGACTGGACCGCCCACCACCCGCAGGACCCGACTCGCGTCATGGTCGACAAAGTGAACCTCACGGTGCACCGCGGCGAGATCGTCGGCATCGCCGGACTCATGGGCGCGGGTCGCACCGAGTTCGCGATGAGCCTCTTCGGCCGCTCTTACGGCAGCCGGATCTCGGGCCAGGTCTTCAAGGCCGGCAAGGAGATCAAGATGCGCAACGTGTCGGAGGCGATCGCCCACGGGCTCGCCTACGCCACGGAGGACCGCAAGCACTACGGCCTCAACCTCATCGACGACATCAAGCGGAACATCTCGCTCGCCTCGCTCGAGAAGGTGTCGAAGGGCGGACTCGTCGACGACAACCGCGAGTTCGAGGTCGCGAACGAGTACCGCGGCAGCATGAACATCAAGTCGCCGACCGTGCTCGCCAAGACCGGCAAGCTCTCGGGCGGCAACCAGCAGAAGGTCGTCCTGTCGAAGTGGATCTACTCCGACCCCGACGTCCTGATCCTCGACGAGCCCACCCGCGGCATCGACGTGGGAGCGAAGTACGAGATCTACACCATCATCAACAAGCTCGCGGCGGCGGGTAAGGGGATCATCGTCATCTCCTCCGAGCTCCCCGAGCTGCTCGGCATCTGCGACCGCGTGTACGCGCTGTCGGAGGGCCGGATCACGGGCGAGCTGCCCATCGCCGAGGCGACCCCCGAGGCGGTCCTCACCCTCATGACCCAGGAGAAGCAACGATGACCGATCTGCAGAACACCCCGCCCACGGCGGCGGGCGCGCAGGTGAACCCCACCGAGAACGCTTTCACGAAGCGCCTCAGCCACGTGCTGGGCGACCTCGGCAAGAACGGCATCTTCATCGCCCTCATCGTGGTGGTGCTGCTGTTCCAGATCATGACCGAGGGGATCCTGCTGCGCCCGCAGAACATCTCCAACCTGATCGTCCAGAACGGCTACATCCTGATCCTCGCCATCGGCATGGTGATGGTCATCGTGGCCGGGCACATCGACCTCTCGGTCGGCTCGGTCGCCGCGTTCGTCGGAGCCGTCTCGGGCGTCTTCGCGGTCACCATGGGTCTCCCGTGGTGGCTGTCGATCATCCTGTCGCTCGGCATCGGCGCCCTCGTCGGCGCCTGGCAGGGCTTCTGGATCGCGTACGTCGGCATACCCGCGTTCATCGTGACGTTGGCGGGCATGCTGATCTTCCGCGGCCTCGCGCTCGTCGTCCTCGGCAACGCGAACATCGGCTCGTTCCCGATCGAGTACCGCGCGCTGGGCAACGGCTTCCTCACCGACCTGTTCGGCGAGACCGCGCTCGACCCGCTGTCGCTCGGAGTCGGCGCGCTCGCGATCATCGCGTTCACCGTGCAGTCGCTGCGCACCCGCCGCGGCCGCCAGAAGTACAACCAGAGCGTCGAGCCGGGCGTCTGGTTCGTCACCAAGCTCGTCCTCGTCGCGCTCGTGATCGGCGCCTTCGCCTTCGCGCTCTCCACCTTCAAGGGCATCCCGGTGACCCTGATCGTGCTGGCCGTGCTCGTGCTGGTCTACGGCGTCGTGATGAACCGCTCGGTCTTCGGCCGCCACGTCTACGCGATCGGCGGCAACCTGCACGCCGCGGAGCTGTCGGGCATCAAGACCCGCAACGTGACCTTCTGGCTGTTCGTCAACATGGGCGTCCTCGCCGCCCTCGCCGGACTCGTCTTCACCGCCCGCCTGAACCTCGCCGGCCCGAAGGCCGGAGACGGCTTCGAGCTCGAGGCCATCTCGGCCGCCTTCATCGGCGGCGCGGCGGTCCAGGGCGGCGTCGGCACCATCGGCGGCGCGATCCTCGGTGGTCTGATCATCGGCGTCCTGAACAACGGCATGTCGATCATGGGCATCGGCATCGAGTGGCAGCAGGCGGTCAAGGGCCTCGTGCTCCTGCTCGCGGTCGCCTTCGACGTCTACAACAAGCGCCGCGCAGGCGGACGCTGATCGGAGTCCCGTGCCCGACTGGTCGCGGTTCCTCCCGCTGAGCGCTCGGCCCGACGTCGACGAGTCGGGGGTCAGCAACGACTGGCGCCCGCTCGTCGCCGATCGACTCGATCGCCTCGCGGTACTGGCCGCCTCCCCCTCCTTCCTGGAGGAGGAGGCGGCCGGTGCCGTCTCCGCCCCCTCCACCCCTCCTCCCTCCGCCGCCGCCGTGCTCGGCGAGCTCGTGGTGCGGCTCTCGAGCAGCACCGGCCAGCGCCTCGCCACCCGCGTCGGCGCCAGGGAGGCGGGCTCCCCTCCCCCGGCCGAGGAGATCCCCGGCGCTCTCACGGCGCTCGCCTCGGCCCGGCGCTCCGGCTCCGGGTCCCGCGGCGTGGCCGACCTGGTCGACGTCGTCCGGGTCGAGCTGAGCCTCGTCACCGGAGTCGACCTGCCGCCCCGCGTCTCGGGTGCGATCGCGATGGAGCGGATGCAGCGCGCGCCGCTCCCGATCCGCGCCGCGCTCCGCGGCCGCTCCCTCGTCGCGACGGACGCCGGCTGGGAGCTGGGCCTCGGCCCGGCCGTCCGCGCGCCGGCCGAGGTGCTGCTGCGCTTCCTCCTCGGGCTCGGCCCGTTCCCGGACGCGCCGCCCGCCGACGCGTAGGGCGGAGCCGTCCGCCCCCGCTGCGAACTCCCCCGTACGAACTGCAGGCCTCCGCACGATCTGCAGGCCCGCGCACGATCTGCAGGGCCGTGCACGATCTGCAGGGCACTGTGCGATCTGCAGGGGATGTGCACCCGGCGCGACGGCAGCAGGCGGAGGAATCCGCTTGCCGGCCCGGATCCCCTGCGAATCGTGCACCGGCCGCTCCGAGCCCGCACACCGCCGACCTCCGGCCCGGAGACCAGGACGTCGGACAGCGCCCGTAGCATCGGGGCATGAACCGCTCGCTGCCGAGAAGCTCACCGTCCGCCCGCGGAGTGGACGCCGCCGGCGTCCTCGCCCTCGTCGACTCCCTCGAGGAGGCGCCCGGCATCGAGCTGCACGGGCTCGTGCTGGTGCGCGGCGGGAGCGTCGTCGCCGAGGGCTGGTGGGCGCCGTACTCGGCCGAGCGGCTGCACCTGCTCTACTCCTACTCCAAGAGCTTCACGGCGACGGCGGTCGGCCTCGCCGTCGCCGAGGGGCTCGTCGATCTCGACGCCACCGTGCTCTCCTACTTCCCGGAGCTCGACGCCGAGGTGACGGACGAGCGCTCGCGCGCGATCCGCGTCCGGCACGTGCTCGCGATGGCGAGCGGGCACCGCGAGGAGACGATCGACCGCGCGCGGGCGATCGATCCGGTCGACATGGTCCGCGGCTTCCTCCTCGTGCCGCCCGACGAGGAGCCGGGCGCGCTCTTCGCCTACAACCAGCCGTGCACCTTCGCGGCCGCCGCGATCGTGCAGCGGGTGAGCGGGGAGTCGCTGGTCGACTACCTCCGGCCGCGGCTGCTCGATCCGCTGGGGATCGGCGAGGTCGCGTGGCTGCGCGACGCCTCCGGTCGCGAGATCGGCTACAGCGGACTGCACGCCACGACCGAGGCCGCGGCGGCGCTCGCGCTGCTGTACCAGCAGGAGGGCCGCTGGGACTCGGAGCAGCTGCTGAGCGCGGAGTGGGTCGCGGAGGCGTCGACCTCGCAGGTGCCGACATCGCAGGAGGAGAACGACGACTGGTCCGGCGGCTACGGCTTCCAGTTCTGGCGCTCGCAGCACGGCTACCGGGCCGACGGCGCCTACGGGCAGTTCGGCCTCGTACTGCCCGAGCACGACGCGGTGCTCGCGATCACCGGCCAGACGACCGACACCGAGGGTCTGCTCGCGCGGGTCTGGGAGCACCTGCTGCCGGCGCTCCAGCCGGAGGGCGCCGTCGCCCCGACCGAGGCGGAGGAGGCGCTCGCGACGCGCCTCGGCGCCCTCGGCCTCCCTCCGCTCGCCCCTGCCGCCGTCGACGTGGCGCCCGGTCGCTACCGGCCGTCGCACTCGGACGTCCTCTCGCTGACCGGTCTCGAGCTCTCGGGCGAGCCCGCGGGCTGGACGCTCGCGCTGATCGAGGGCGAGGACCGGCTGCTCGTCGCGCCGGGATCCGGGGCGTGGATGACGACGGACGTCCTGGCCTCGAGCGCCGGTCGCGGCCCCGACGGCGAGCTGCTCGTCGACGTGCTGTTCCTCGAGACGCCGCATCGACTGCACCTCGTGCTCGACGCCGCCGCCGCGACGTTCACCGCGCGCTGGGCGACGGAGCCGCTGCACGCCGGCCCGCTGCGCGAGCTGCGCGCCCCACGCTGACACAGGGAGGGGCACCCCCCTCGTGCATGTCGACGTCGCCCTGTACGGTGGATCGCAGGAATGTTGACGTGAACACTCGCGCAGTCCCCGTGCAAAGGAGCACAGAATGACGACTCGATTCAGACCGTTCGGATGGGCGGTGACGGCTCTCGTCGTCACGGGCCTCCTGGGAGCAGGAGCGCCCGCCCTCGCGGCGCCGCTCGCGAGCGCGGTGGTGACCGATCCCGCCGACGGAGTGCCGCGCGCGGATCCGCCGCCCGTGTACGACTCCTTCCCCGCGATCCAGGATCCGGGCCGGAGTGCGGCCGGATACTTCCAGCCGAGCTGGTACGACACCGACGGGCGCCACATCCAGGCGCACGGCGGGCAGATCGTCACGGTGCAGGAGGACGGCGCCGATGTGCACTACTGGTACGGCGAGGACCGCACGAAGGGCTACTACAACAGCCCCGGAGTCGCCGTGTACCGCTCGACCGACGGGATGAACTGGGAGAACCGCGGCACGGCGCTGCGCAGCGTCCAGACCCCCGAGGAGCTCGAGCAGCCCTATTTCGACGCCCTCTACGACACCGTCGACGACGCCGGAGTGCCGCGCGCCGACCGGATCGCCGAGATCGACTACCACCTCGACACGAACCAGACCTCGCCCAACACCGCGATCTTCGAGCGCCCGAAGGTGCTCTACAACGAGAAGAACGACCAGTGGGTGATGTGGTGGCACTCCGACGGCCGCATCACGCCGGGCGGCAGCACGTATGCGCGGTCGTTCGCCGCGGTCGCGGTCTCGGACAGCCCGACCGGTCCGTTCACGATGACCGGCGCCTACCGCCTCTACAACCGCACCGACTACCGGGCGTGCATCTCGGCGGCCGTGCCGGGCCAGGCCCGCGACATGACCGTCTTCCAGGACGAGGACGGCACCGCGTACATCTCCTACTCCTCCGAGGAGAACCGGAGCCTCTACATCGCCAAGCTCGACGCCGACTACACCAACGTCGAGCGCACGACGACCACGGACACCCTGGACGCGAACCAGTACTCGGCCGACGGCACCTACCCGTACGTCTTCGCCGACGGGACGCCCGGCGCCCCGGTGCGCGGGACGGACTTCCAGATCGTGAAGGAGTGCGGCGTCCTGGAGGCGCCCGCGATCTTCGCCGAGGGCGGGAAGTACTACACGCTCGCCTCGGGTGCGACCGGATGGGCGCCGAACCCGCAGACCTACTACACGGCCGACAGCGTGCTCGGACCGTGGATCCGCGGCGTCCAGGCCGGCGACCCGTACGAGAACGTGGCGTACAACCAGATCCCGGAGGGCGGCGACGGACTCCTCTCGGTCGGCGACGGCCGCAAGACCACCTTCGGCTCGCAGTCGACGAACGTCCTGACCCTCGGCGCCGGCAGGCACGTGTACATGGGCGACCGGTGGAACGACGGCGCGGCCGACTCGAACTACGTCTGGCTGCCGATGACCATCGGCGAGAACGGGCGCCTCGAGATGCGCAATCCCGCCGTCGAGGACCCGGCGCGCTGGGCCGACGGCTGGGACGCGTCGTACTGGGACGACAAGGGCGTCGGAGCCGGCCTCTGGTCGGTCGTCGACGACCGCCTCCCCGACACCGTCACCCGCGCGGCCGACATCGGCGCGAAGCTGCCCGCGACCGTCTCGGTCCGCTCCCCCGGCGGCACGCGCGACGTGGCCGTCGAGTGGGCGCCGACCGGTCCGAACGTCCTGGGCACGCTCAGCGTCACGGGCGTGCTGGCCGGCGACGCCGAGTACTCGGACGGACGCCGCTTCACCCGCACCATCGAGGTCGCCGAGCCCGGGATCGCGAACCTCGCGCGCCTGGCGACGGTGACGACGACGAGCCGCTCGGACCTCGCTCCGAAGCTCGTCGACGGCGACCTGAAGGGCAAGGGCTGGGACGACTGGACCTCCACCGGGTACCCGCGCGACAGCCGCCTGACCTTCACCTGGGGCTCGCCGCAGGACCTCGACTCGCTCACCGTGCACACCTACAAGGACGGAGCCGCGAGCTGGCCCTCGAGGATCGAGGTCGAGTACCAGGTCGACGGCGCCTGGCGCACGTCGACCGTCGCGGCGACCCTGACCCAGGTCGCGACCGACGCGGCGCCGACCGTGGCACTGGATCTCTCCTCCCTCCCCGACACCGCGGCCGTGCGCCTGCACCTCACCAGTGCGGCGAACACCTGGCAGTCGATCTCGGAGGTCGAGATCTGGGGCGAGGCGCCTCCGGTCAACCTGTGCCGGATCGCCGGCTCGAGCGTGAGCGCGTCCTTCAGCCAGACGGAGTGGGCGACCCTGCCTGCGGCGAACGCGTGCGACGGGAACGCGGCGACCGCCTGGTCGACGTGGTCGAGCGCGCCGCTGCGGAGCAGCGCGGACCTCACGCTGACCACCGCCGCGTCCCACCGCGTCGACCGGGTGACGTTCACCAACATCGAGGGCACGATCGCGTCGGCGAGCGTGGCGTACCGGGGCACCGACGGCGTGTGGCGCCCGACCACCGCGCAGACCGCTCCGGTCGCGGCGAACGGCGCGGCCACCACGCTGACGTTCGGCGCCGTCACGGCGACGGGACTGCGGATCACCTTCGCGACTCCGGACTCGTTCGTGAAGATCACCGAGATCGTGGTGCCGGAGGCCGCCGCCCCGGCGGTCGTGGCCCCCGTCAGCGTCACGAGCCGCTGCATCGCCAAGAAGGCCGTCCTGACGGTCACCACGGCGAACGGCTCGGCGATGCCGATCGACGTGACCGTGCGCTCGGCCTACGGGCAGAAGGCGTTCTCGCAGGTCGCTCCGGGAGCGAACGCGACGCACGCGTTCACGACGCGCCTGGCCACCGCACCGGCGGGCCAGGTGACGGTGACCGCGGTCGGCGGCGGGGAGACGCTCGAGCAGACCGTCGCCTACCCGGCGCGGAGCTGCTGACCCGGAGCGCTGAAGGGAGCCCCGGTCGGGTGGACATCGTCCCCCGACCGGGGCTCCTCCGTGTGACGGCGCGAGTCGGCGTGCACCGGAAGAGGGGTCTCGGAGCGGACGGCGGCACTGGTACGAAGGACTCGCCGCTCGCAGTGCCGCTCGGCAGAACCAGGATCCACGCGTGACCCGCTCCGCCCGCACGGCCGCCCTCGCCGCCGCCGCCCCGACCGCCGGCCTCGTGCTGGCGCTCCTCTTCGCCACCGCCGCAGCCGCCCCCGAGGCCGTGCCGCAGACTCCCGGGACGGCGGTCGCGGAGCCGTCCGCGACTCCGACCGCGACTCCGACGACGACGCCGAGCCCCGTGGACTCGATCAGGAGCCCGCGCTCGAGTGCCGCCGGTGCCGTCGACGGCGTCGCGGAGGAGCGCCCCGAGGGCACCGACCTCGACGGGACCCCGGAGCCGCAGGTGTCCGCGCCGGTTCCGCCCGCCGCACCGGCTCCCGCGCCCTCGATCGCACCGAGCGTGCCGGAGGAGCAGTCGACGGACGGCGTCGACGTCGGCGTCTCGATCGATCCCCCGGTCGACGGCGGTGCTCTGACCATGACCGTCGCGGGCGACGCGGCCGCGCTGACCGAGTCCGGGTCCACCGCCACGGCCCGCCGCTTCCTCGGCGTCCTGCCGACCGTCACGGTGCGCGACACCCGCGATCCGGACGCGGTGCCGGAGGGCGCGGACTGGTCCGTGCTCGGCACCGCCGCCGACCTCACGGGCGACGACGGGCAGCCGGCGCTCGGAGTCGAGCACCTGGGCTGGGCGCCCCGGCTGCTCGAGGGAGAGGGCCCCGTCGTCGCGGGACCGGCCGTCCGGACCGTGCTCGACGGCGGCACGGAGGGACCGCGCCCCGGACTCGTCTCGGCCGAGCTGCTCGCCCTGGCCGACGGGGCGGCGGCCCGGCCCGGCCGGTGGACCGCGGACGCCGAGCTGGTGCTGCGCACCGCGCCGTCCGTCCGCGCGGGCGGCTACGCCTCCGTCGTCACCCTCTCGCTCTTCGAGTGAGCGCGGCTCGCGGCCACCCGTGATCGAGTCGTAGGCTGATCCGACCGCTGCAGGCGGATCGGACAGGATCGATCCGCTTCGATCACACTCGAGCACACGGGACGAGACATGTCGACGACGACCGCCCAGCCCTTCACCGGCCCCCTCCGCCGCCGCTTCGGCGCCGCCCTCGACGCGGAGGCGCTGGTCCCCCTCCTGGCCGCCGCCCGGCTCCCCCTCGGGGTGCTCGAGCACGCGCCGACCCTCGAGGCGCTCCGGCGCCGTGCGGAGGAGGACCTCGGCACGCCGTGGCCGCAGCCGCTGCTCTCGCACTACGCCCGCTACGCCCGCGACGGCAACCGGACCGACTACGAGGGCCGCATCGGCGAGCGCCAGCGCCGCCTCACCCGCGCCGCCGTGCTCGCGACGGCCACCGGCGAGCAGCCCTGGCTCGACGAGACGGCCGACGGCGTGCAGCTGCTGTGCGAGCAGAGCAGCTGGAGCTGGGCCGCGCACGACGACGCACTGCCCCTGCTCGGCCGGGTCGTCCCTCCGATCGACCGCCCCTACCTGGATCTCGGAGCGGGTGAGGTGGTCGGGCAGCTGGCCTGGATCGACGCCTTGCTGGGCGAGCCGCTCGGCCGACGGGCCCCTGGCCTGCGCGAGCGGATGCGTGCCGAGACGCGGACGCGCGTGATCCGGCCGTTCCTCGACCGGCGCGACTGGCACTGGCTCGGGCTCGACGGCGACGTGCACAACTGGAACCCGTGGATCCACGGCAACGTCCTGCTCGCCGCCGTCGCGCTGGTCGACGACCCGGAGGAGCGGGCCGACGTCATCGCGCTGGTGCTCGAGGGGCTCGACCGGTTCCTGGACTCGCTGCCGGCGGACGGCGCGATCGACGAGGGCTTCGCCTACTGGTGGAACGGCGCCGGCCGGGCGCTCGAGACCCTGGAGCTGCTGGCGGAGGCGACCGACGGCGCGCTCGACGCCTCCGACCTGCCCGTCGTGCGGCAGGCCGTGCGGTTCCCCCACCGGATGCACCTCGGCGGTGCGTGGTACGCGAACGTCGCCGACGGGCCGGCGCGCGCCTCCGACACTCTGCCCTGGCACGTGCTGCACCGCTGGGGGCGGCG encodes the following:
- the chvE gene encoding multiple monosaccharide ABC transporter substrate-binding protein is translated as MKRSLLAGLAGGAMILSLAACSSGGDSGSGDGGGEGGLVGVAMPTKSSERWIADGDNVKSQLEEAGYEVDLQYAEDDIPTQVSQLENMITKGAKALIIASIDGTTLTSVLEEAAANDIPVIAYDRLIRDSANVDYYATFDNYKVGVQQATSLLAGLGLTDLTGAPAADAPAGPFNIELFAGSPDDNNATFFFNGAMDTLKPFMDDGTLVVKSDETEFTTVATLRWDPEVAQSRMEDILTKSYSDGSQVQGVLSPYDGLSRGIISALTDAGYTVGTDFPIITGQDAELDSVKAIISGEQYATIYKDTRELAAEAVTMAQAVLEGTEPEVNDTETYDNGEKVVPSYLLEPVIVTKDDIESVLVDGGYYTDAEING
- a CDS encoding serine hydrolase domain-containing protein, with the protein product MNRSLPRSSPSARGVDAAGVLALVDSLEEAPGIELHGLVLVRGGSVVAEGWWAPYSAERLHLLYSYSKSFTATAVGLAVAEGLVDLDATVLSYFPELDAEVTDERSRAIRVRHVLAMASGHREETIDRARAIDPVDMVRGFLLVPPDEEPGALFAYNQPCTFAAAAIVQRVSGESLVDYLRPRLLDPLGIGEVAWLRDASGREIGYSGLHATTEAAAALALLYQQEGRWDSEQLLSAEWVAEASTSQVPTSQEENDDWSGGYGFQFWRSQHGYRADGAYGQFGLVLPEHDAVLAITGQTTDTEGLLARVWEHLLPALQPEGAVAPTEAEEALATRLGALGLPPLAPAAVDVAPGRYRPSHSDVLSLTGLELSGEPAGWTLALIEGEDRLLVAPGSGAWMTTDVLASSAGRGPDGELLVDVLFLETPHRLHLVLDAAAATFTARWATEPLHAGPLRELRAPR
- the mmsB gene encoding multiple monosaccharide ABC transporter permease; amino-acid sequence: MTDLQNTPPTAAGAQVNPTENAFTKRLSHVLGDLGKNGIFIALIVVVLLFQIMTEGILLRPQNISNLIVQNGYILILAIGMVMVIVAGHIDLSVGSVAAFVGAVSGVFAVTMGLPWWLSIILSLGIGALVGAWQGFWIAYVGIPAFIVTLAGMLIFRGLALVVLGNANIGSFPIEYRALGNGFLTDLFGETALDPLSLGVGALAIIAFTVQSLRTRRGRQKYNQSVEPGVWFVTKLVLVALVIGAFAFALSTFKGIPVTLIVLAVLVLVYGVVMNRSVFGRHVYAIGGNLHAAELSGIKTRNVTFWLFVNMGVLAALAGLVFTARLNLAGPKAGDGFELEAISAAFIGGAAVQGGVGTIGGAILGGLIIGVLNNGMSIMGIGIEWQQAVKGLVLLLAVAFDVYNKRRAGGR
- the mmsA gene encoding multiple monosaccharide ABC transporter ATP-binding protein, with translation MSTNILEMRGITKTFPGVKALQDVTLNAARGEVHAICGENGAGKSTLMKVLSGVYPHGTYEGDIVFEGDVMQFGSIRDSEAKGIVIIHQELALSPYLSIAENIFLGNEVRGFAGLIDWNKTNQEAAALLARVGLKENPTTKIQEIGVGKQQLVEIAKALSKRVKLLILDEPTAALNDEDSDHLLDLILHLKEQGITSLIISHKLNEIKKIADTVTVIRDGKTIETIAHDDVTEDRIIKDMVGRDLDHRYPDHTPHIGEEILRVVDWTAHHPQDPTRVMVDKVNLTVHRGEIVGIAGLMGAGRTEFAMSLFGRSYGSRISGQVFKAGKEIKMRNVSEAIAHGLAYATEDRKHYGLNLIDDIKRNISLASLEKVSKGGLVDDNREFEVANEYRGSMNIKSPTVLAKTGKLSGGNQQKVVLSKWIYSDPDVLILDEPTRGIDVGAKYEIYTIINKLAAAGKGIIVISSELPELLGICDRVYALSEGRITGELPIAEATPEAVLTLMTQEKQR
- a CDS encoding LacI family DNA-binding transcriptional regulator encodes the protein MPEDKPAPRAPSIYDVARAAGVSHQTVSRVLNDHPSLRAETKRRVLAVMADLDYRPNLAARALVTSRTRTVGVLSSQSLQYGPASSIQAIEVAARDAGYLVVTANVDGTDGESIQAGIRHLLNQAVEGLVVIAPQIRVFDILSGAALRIPHVTLQTSDDSRDDALYVDQMAGARLATAHLIDLGHTEIVHLAGPQDWIEAEARMRGFLAELDDRDIAMRPPLLGDWSAERGHRVGLELARFLDFTAVFAANDQMALGLLSAFHERGIRVPEDVSVIGYDDIPEAAFYWPPLTSVRQDFAELGRRCMATLLSLIEGERPEPAPPIEPQLVVRGSTAVPRTLRPVGVAERPSPRAVTESQLSRWHESDPRV